One genomic segment of Rhizobium gallicum bv. gallicum R602sp includes these proteins:
- a CDS encoding M20/M25/M40 family metallo-hydrolase — MTDVTPVLSRADQNLGSSLDRLFELLRIKSISTDPAYKAECHTAAEWLVAYLKTLGFEASVRDTPGHPMVVAHHSGASADAPHVLFYGHYDVQPVDPIELWDNDPFEPAIKDMGNGRKILTGRGTADDKGQLMTFVEACRAYKEVNSALPCRITILFEGEEESGSPSLKPFLEANATELKADYALVCDTGMWDRETPAIAAALRGLVGEEVVVTAADRDLHSGLFGGAAANPIHVLTTALAGLHDETGRITLENFYEGVEETPANIKASWEKLGQSAEDLLGQVGLSVPSGEKGRSVLELTWARPTAEVNGIWGGYTGEGFKTVIAAKASAKVSFRLVGKQDPAKIRETFRNYVRSKVPADCSVEFHAHGASPAIHLAYDSPVITKAKNALSDEWPKPAVVIGMGGSIPIVGDFQRMLGMESLLVGFGLADDRIHSPNEKYELASYHKGIRSWVRILDALAA; from the coding sequence ATGACAGACGTAACCCCGGTGCTTTCGCGCGCCGATCAGAACCTCGGTTCAAGCCTGGACAGATTGTTCGAGTTGCTGCGCATCAAATCGATCTCGACTGACCCGGCGTACAAAGCCGAGTGCCACACGGCTGCCGAATGGCTGGTCGCCTATTTGAAGACACTGGGTTTCGAAGCTTCCGTTCGCGATACTCCCGGTCACCCGATGGTCGTTGCACATCATTCCGGCGCCAGCGCGGATGCGCCGCATGTGCTGTTTTACGGCCACTACGACGTTCAACCGGTTGATCCCATCGAGCTTTGGGACAACGATCCCTTCGAACCAGCCATCAAGGACATGGGCAATGGCCGCAAGATCCTGACGGGCCGCGGCACCGCCGACGACAAGGGCCAGCTCATGACCTTCGTCGAAGCTTGCCGAGCCTATAAAGAGGTCAACAGCGCGCTTCCCTGCCGCATCACTATCCTTTTCGAGGGCGAAGAGGAATCCGGCTCGCCGTCGCTCAAGCCCTTTCTGGAGGCAAATGCGACAGAACTGAAGGCCGACTATGCGCTTGTCTGCGATACCGGCATGTGGGACCGCGAGACCCCGGCGATTGCTGCTGCCCTTCGCGGCCTTGTCGGTGAAGAAGTCGTCGTTACGGCGGCCGACCGCGATCTTCATTCCGGGCTTTTCGGCGGCGCGGCAGCGAATCCGATCCATGTCCTGACAACAGCGCTCGCCGGTCTGCACGACGAAACTGGCCGCATAACACTCGAGAATTTTTATGAAGGCGTCGAGGAAACGCCTGCAAACATCAAGGCCTCATGGGAAAAGCTCGGCCAGAGCGCTGAAGACTTACTCGGCCAAGTCGGCCTTTCGGTGCCGTCGGGTGAAAAAGGCCGTTCCGTTCTGGAACTCACCTGGGCGCGCCCGACGGCTGAAGTCAACGGCATATGGGGCGGCTATACCGGCGAAGGCTTCAAGACAGTGATTGCCGCCAAGGCGTCGGCTAAGGTTTCCTTCCGCCTCGTCGGCAAACAGGATCCGGCAAAGATTCGAGAGACGTTCCGAAACTATGTCCGCTCGAAGGTGCCGGCCGATTGCTCGGTCGAGTTCCATGCCCATGGCGCCTCGCCGGCAATTCACCTTGCCTATGATTCGCCGGTGATCACGAAAGCGAAGAACGCGCTTTCCGACGAATGGCCCAAGCCCGCCGTCGTTATCGGCATGGGCGGCTCGATCCCGATCGTCGGCGATTTCCAGAGAATGCTCGGCATGGAATCGCTGCTCGTGGGCTTCGGCCTCGCAGATGACCGGATCCATTCGCCCAACGAGAAATACGAACTCGCCTCCTACCACAAGGGCATCCGCTCCTGGGTGCGCATCCTCGACGCATTGGCAGCTTGA
- a CDS encoding MarR family winged helix-turn-helix transcriptional regulator — translation MDSGAYLASQLAKGFARSLQQRAAGLGFSPGQFPILLELWAEDGLTQKQLLERVDIEQATMANTLARMARDGLIERRPHPSDKRAQLIFLTPNARAIEDEAVKIAREADLALFQGFKTFERELMLEYIRRLLENAKKI, via the coding sequence ATGGATTCGGGAGCATATCTTGCCAGCCAGTTGGCCAAGGGTTTTGCCCGCTCGCTGCAGCAGCGCGCGGCGGGGCTTGGTTTTTCCCCCGGGCAATTCCCGATCCTTCTCGAACTTTGGGCGGAAGATGGCCTCACGCAGAAGCAATTGCTCGAACGCGTCGATATCGAACAGGCGACGATGGCCAATACGCTTGCGCGCATGGCGCGCGATGGCCTCATCGAGCGCCGTCCCCATCCTTCCGACAAACGAGCGCAACTGATCTTCCTGACGCCCAATGCGCGGGCCATCGAAGATGAAGCGGTCAAGATCGCACGTGAAGCCGACCTGGCGCTTTTCCAAGGCTTCAAGACCTTCGAACGCGAACTGATGCTGGAATATATCCGCCGCCTCCTCGAAAACGCGAAGAAAATCTGA
- the polA gene encoding DNA polymerase I, translated as MKKGDHLFLIDGSGFIFRAFHALPPLTRKSDGLPVGAVSGFCNMLWKLLTDARDTSVGVTPTHLAVIFDYSAKTFRKDLYDAYKANRSAPPDELIPQFGLIREATRAFNLPCIETEGFEADDIIATYARQAEGTGADVTIVSSDKDLMQLVTPNVHMYDSMKDKQIGIPDVIEKWGVPPEKMIDLQAMTGDSVDNVPGIPGIGPKTAAQLLAEYGDLDTLLDRAHEIKQEKRRQTILENADKARLSRELVRLRSDVPLVLGLDDLVLEVQNGPKLIGFLKALQFTTLTRRVAEACNCDASAIEAADVKVEWGTTAHGPDLDAVEPEPVAGGIPDVEGAAVPIPVKAKPAGKGFTPAELAKARAEAFAVLPFDHSTYVTIRDLATLDKWIGDARATGLVAFETETTSLDAMQAELVGFSMAIADNDKNPAGVKTRAAYLPISHKNGVSDLLGGGLADNQIPMRDALPRLKALLEDESVLKVAQNLKYDYLLMKRYGVETKSFDDTMLMSYVLDAGTGAHGMDSLSEKILGHKPIAYKDIAGSGRANVTFDLVDIDRATHYAAEDADVTLRLWMVLKPRLAAAKLTAVYERLERPLLPVLARMEERGITVDRQILSRLSGELAQGAARLEDEIYALAGEKFTIGSPKQLGDILFGKLGLAGGSKTKTGQWSTSASVLEDLAAAGFELPRKIVDWRQLTKLKSTYTDALPGYVHPQTKRVHTSYSLASTTTGRLSSSEPNLQNIPVRTLEGRKIRTAFISTPGHKLISADYSQIELRVLAHVAEIPQLTQAFAEGIDIHAMTASEMFGVPVDGMPAEVRRRAKAINFGIIYGISAFGLANQLSIERSEASDYIKKYFERFPGIRDYMDSRKQMARDKGYVETIFGRRINYPEIRSSNPSVRAFNERAAINAPIQGSAADVIRRAMIKIEPALAEAGLEDRVRMLLQVHDELIFEVEDADVEKAMPIIVSVMENAAMPALEMRVPLKVDARAATNWDQAH; from the coding sequence ATGAAAAAAGGCGATCATCTTTTCCTTATTGACGGTTCGGGTTTCATCTTCCGGGCGTTTCACGCCCTGCCGCCGCTGACGCGCAAGTCCGACGGCTTGCCGGTCGGCGCAGTCTCTGGCTTCTGCAATATGCTCTGGAAGCTGCTGACCGATGCGCGTGACACCTCCGTCGGCGTCACGCCGACGCATCTTGCAGTTATCTTCGACTACTCGGCAAAGACCTTTCGCAAGGATTTGTATGATGCCTACAAGGCCAATCGCTCGGCACCGCCGGATGAGCTGATACCGCAATTCGGGCTAATCCGCGAGGCGACGCGCGCCTTCAACCTGCCCTGCATCGAGACTGAAGGGTTCGAGGCCGACGATATCATCGCCACCTATGCCCGGCAGGCGGAAGGGACGGGCGCCGATGTGACGATCGTCTCCTCCGACAAGGATCTGATGCAGCTCGTGACGCCGAACGTCCACATGTACGACAGCATGAAGGACAAGCAGATCGGCATCCCTGACGTCATCGAGAAATGGGGCGTACCGCCCGAAAAGATGATCGACCTGCAGGCCATGACCGGCGATTCGGTCGACAATGTCCCAGGTATTCCCGGTATCGGCCCGAAGACCGCCGCCCAGCTTCTTGCAGAATACGGCGATCTCGACACGCTGCTGGACCGTGCGCATGAGATCAAGCAGGAAAAGCGCCGCCAGACGATTCTCGAGAATGCCGACAAGGCGAGGCTTTCGCGCGAATTGGTTCGGCTGCGATCTGATGTACCGCTGGTGCTTGGTCTGGACGACCTCGTTCTCGAAGTGCAGAACGGCCCGAAGTTGATCGGTTTCCTGAAGGCGCTGCAATTCACGACGCTGACGCGCCGTGTGGCGGAGGCCTGCAATTGCGATGCCAGTGCCATCGAGGCGGCCGACGTAAAAGTCGAGTGGGGTACTACTGCGCACGGCCCCGATCTTGATGCCGTTGAACCGGAGCCGGTTGCGGGCGGCATCCCGGATGTCGAGGGCGCTGCCGTTCCGATTCCCGTCAAGGCCAAGCCCGCCGGCAAAGGCTTTACGCCCGCCGAACTCGCCAAGGCGCGCGCCGAAGCCTTTGCAGTGCTGCCATTTGATCATTCCACCTACGTGACGATCCGCGATCTCGCGACGCTCGACAAATGGATTGGCGATGCGCGGGCAACCGGCCTGGTCGCCTTCGAAACCGAAACCACTTCGCTTGATGCGATGCAGGCGGAGCTGGTTGGGTTCTCGATGGCGATTGCCGACAACGACAAGAACCCGGCGGGCGTCAAGACGCGCGCCGCCTATCTCCCGATCAGCCATAAGAACGGCGTCAGCGATCTCCTTGGCGGCGGGCTTGCGGACAATCAGATACCGATGCGGGATGCGCTGCCGCGGCTAAAGGCGCTGCTCGAAGACGAGTCCGTTCTCAAGGTCGCGCAGAACCTGAAATATGACTATCTGCTGATGAAGCGATATGGCGTCGAGACAAAGAGCTTCGACGATACGATGCTGATGTCCTACGTGCTCGACGCCGGCACCGGCGCGCATGGAATGGACTCGCTCTCAGAGAAAATTCTCGGCCATAAGCCGATTGCTTACAAGGATATCGCAGGAAGCGGCAGGGCGAATGTTACGTTCGACCTTGTCGATATCGATCGTGCTACGCACTACGCTGCCGAAGACGCCGATGTGACATTGCGGCTCTGGATGGTGCTGAAGCCACGACTTGCCGCAGCAAAGCTGACGGCTGTCTACGAGCGTCTGGAGCGCCCGCTGCTGCCGGTACTGGCGCGCATGGAAGAACGCGGCATCACGGTCGACCGTCAGATCCTGTCCCGCCTTTCCGGTGAACTGGCGCAAGGCGCAGCGCGCCTGGAGGACGAAATCTATGCGTTGGCGGGTGAGAAGTTCACGATCGGCTCGCCGAAGCAGCTTGGCGACATTCTCTTCGGCAAGCTGGGGCTTGCTGGGGGCAGCAAGACGAAGACCGGGCAGTGGTCGACCTCGGCAAGCGTGCTGGAAGACCTTGCCGCGGCGGGTTTCGAACTGCCGCGCAAGATCGTCGATTGGCGCCAGCTGACCAAGCTGAAATCCACCTATACAGATGCGCTTCCCGGTTACGTGCATCCGCAGACGAAGCGCGTCCACACCTCCTATTCGCTGGCTTCGACGACGACAGGGCGGCTTTCGTCGTCCGAGCCGAACCTGCAGAACATTCCGGTGCGAACGCTGGAAGGCCGGAAAATCCGCACCGCTTTCATCTCCACGCCCGGGCATAAGCTGATCTCGGCCGATTACAGCCAGATCGAACTGCGCGTGCTCGCCCATGTCGCGGAAATTCCGCAGCTGACCCAGGCTTTTGCCGAAGGCATCGATATTCACGCGATGACGGCCTCCGAAATGTTCGGCGTTCCTGTCGATGGCATGCCGGCCGAAGTGCGCCGCCGCGCCAAGGCGATCAACTTCGGCATCATCTACGGCATTTCCGCCTTCGGCCTTGCCAACCAGCTCTCGATCGAGCGCTCGGAAGCGAGTGACTACATCAAGAAATACTTCGAGCGTTTCCCCGGCATTCGCGACTATATGGACAGCCGCAAACAGATGGCGCGCGACAAAGGCTATGTCGAAACGATCTTCGGGCGGCGAATCAACTATCCGGAAATCCGCTCCTCCAATCCTTCGGTGCGCGCCTTCAACGAGCGGGCTGCGATCAACGCACCGATCCAGGGCTCGGCAGCCGATGTCATCCGCCGGGCAATGATCAAGATCGAACCGGCACTCGCCGAAGCCGGACTTGAGGATCGGGTGCGCATGCTGTTGCAGGTGCACGATGAACTGATCTTCGAAGTCGAGGATGCCGACGTCGAAAAGGCGATGCCGATCATTGTATCCGTCATGGAAAACGCCGCCATGCCGGCGCTCGAAATGCGCGTGCCGTTGAAGGTCGATGCGCGCGCCGCGACCAATTGGGACCAAGCGCATTGA